A genomic window from Sulfurospirillum diekertiae includes:
- a CDS encoding biotin-dependent carboxyltransferase family protein: MKGFLVENGGVQSCIQDAGRRGFSDIGLTQSGAMDEMAFGYANFLVGNDFNTPSIEIALGGIALKAQSEMCIAICGATMHPKLNGHTIGLWQVHQLKKGDTLSFGFASEGQFAYLAVAGGFQTPHLYGSFSTSIKEGLGGIEGRKLKTGDQLPTSGARCPMDRRKLEKQFIPHYPEEITLRLVKGYQEAMFDASSQGTFFNSVYTFKGEGDRMGYRLSGEKVVPSATGILSEPICYGAVQIPSHGEPIVLLKERQTIGGYPKIGSVIAVDCFKLAQLKAGGRVRFKEVSLEEARATTLAFYRFFGQKGV; this comes from the coding sequence ATGAAGGGCTTTTTAGTTGAAAATGGTGGTGTTCAAAGCTGTATTCAAGATGCGGGGCGCAGAGGTTTTAGCGACATTGGTCTGACACAAAGTGGTGCTATGGATGAAATGGCATTTGGATATGCCAACTTTTTGGTGGGTAATGATTTTAATACGCCATCCATTGAGATAGCTTTAGGTGGAATCGCCCTTAAAGCACAAAGTGAGATGTGCATAGCCATTTGTGGTGCGACTATGCACCCAAAACTCAATGGTCATACCATTGGCTTATGGCAAGTTCATCAGCTTAAAAAGGGAGATACACTCTCCTTTGGATTTGCCAGTGAAGGGCAGTTTGCGTACCTTGCCGTAGCAGGTGGTTTTCAAACGCCTCACCTTTATGGTAGCTTCTCAACCAGCATTAAAGAAGGGCTTGGAGGCATTGAAGGAAGGAAGCTTAAAACGGGCGATCAACTTCCCACATCTGGAGCGCGTTGTCCGATGGATCGTCGAAAATTGGAGAAGCAGTTTATACCGCATTACCCAGAGGAGATAACTCTTCGTTTAGTGAAAGGCTACCAAGAAGCAATGTTTGATGCCTCGTCCCAAGGAACATTTTTTAACAGTGTTTATACCTTTAAGGGCGAGGGCGATCGTATGGGGTATCGTCTAAGCGGTGAAAAAGTGGTACCCAGTGCCACGGGAATTCTCTCTGAACCTATTTGCTATGGTGCGGTACAAATCCCAAGTCATGGTGAACCCATTGTCCTTTTAAAAGAGCGTCAAACGATTGGGGGATATCCTAAAATTGGCTCTGTCATTGCTGTGGATTGTTTTAAACTGGCACAGCTTAAGGCAGGTGGACGTGTGAGGTTTAAAGAGGTGAGTTTAGAAGAGGCAAGAGCAACTACGCTTGCCTTTTATCGTTTCTTTGGACAAAAGGGAGTGTAA